In Synechococcus sp. CB0101, a genomic segment contains:
- a CDS encoding histidine kinase has product MPSHLDGDGSQRRYLKLLLVAAPHHRATPDLRGLVAFLENQDFGFDVSLEIADPAERPELLELHRLVATPALIKLDPTPKQVFAGNTLLQQLRNWLPRWQQLEVVSGLGISLRPAESDGSRTQRELQLEDQLLVLRQENETLIERLRVQERLLRMVAHELRTPLTASKLALQSLKLGQIDETRFRDVLGRRLDDIEQLSKDLLEVGTTRWEALFNPQRLALGPVAAEAILELEKLWVGRGLELLTDIPTDLPDVYADQRRMRQVLLNLLENAFKYTPDGGQVSLTILHRTSQWLQISVCDSGPGIPRDEQERIFLERVRLPQTSSNTSGFGVGLSVCRRITEVHGGRIWVVSEPGEGACFHFTVPVWDGQSAS; this is encoded by the coding sequence CTGCCCTCCCATCTCGACGGTGATGGTTCGCAGCGCCGCTACCTGAAACTGCTGCTGGTGGCGGCCCCGCACCACCGCGCCACCCCCGACCTGCGCGGCTTGGTGGCGTTCCTGGAAAACCAGGATTTTGGCTTCGACGTGAGTCTGGAGATCGCCGATCCAGCCGAACGGCCTGAACTGCTGGAGCTGCATCGGCTGGTGGCCACACCGGCTCTGATCAAGCTCGACCCCACCCCCAAGCAGGTGTTTGCCGGCAACACCCTCCTGCAGCAGCTGCGCAACTGGCTGCCGCGCTGGCAGCAGCTGGAGGTGGTGAGCGGGCTCGGCATCAGCCTTCGGCCAGCCGAAAGCGATGGCAGTCGCACCCAGCGCGAACTGCAACTGGAAGATCAGCTGCTGGTGCTGCGCCAAGAGAACGAAACTCTGATCGAACGCCTCCGGGTTCAGGAGCGGCTGCTGCGGATGGTGGCCCACGAGCTGCGCACCCCGCTCACGGCCTCAAAACTGGCCTTGCAGAGCCTCAAGCTCGGCCAGATCGATGAAACCCGCTTCCGCGACGTGCTCGGACGACGTCTCGACGACATCGAGCAACTCTCCAAAGACCTGCTGGAGGTGGGAACCACCCGCTGGGAAGCCCTGTTCAACCCGCAGCGCCTCGCCCTGGGCCCCGTTGCGGCGGAGGCGATCCTCGAGCTGGAGAAGCTGTGGGTGGGGCGCGGACTGGAGCTGCTCACCGATATCCCAACGGATCTACCGGATGTGTATGCCGATCAGCGCCGCATGCGCCAGGTGCTGCTCAACCTGCTGGAGAACGCCTTCAAGTACACCCCCGACGGCGGCCAGGTGAGCCTCACGATCCTGCACCGCACCAGCCAGTGGCTACAGATCAGCGTGTGCGACTCGGGGCCGGGCATTCCGCGCGATGAACAGGAACGCATCTTTCTCGAGCGGGTGCGACTGCCGCAGACCTCCTCCAACACATCAGGGTTTGGCGTGGGGCTGTCGGTGTGCCGGCGTATCACCGAAGTGCACGGTGGCCGGATCTGGGTGGTGTCCGAGCCGGGTGAAGGCGCCTGCTTCCACTTCACCGTGCCCGTTTGGGACGGCCAAAGCGCCAGCTGA
- a CDS encoding SRPBCC family protein codes for MLSSQLTATPKGAESQQVDACALDTIQQEMERLPGGTRRLAVRLRLALDPQWLWAVLTDYDSLSRFIPNLQSSRLLWRRANVVGLEQEGAQTFMGMRFKARVQLELTEHLEERRLSFVMAKGDFRRFEGTWQIGVEAGATTLLYELTVQGCVGMPIGLIEQRLREDLAANLRAVQQEAQRRSASLEAAI; via the coding sequence TTGCTCTCGTCGCAGCTCACGGCAACTCCCAAAGGCGCTGAGTCGCAGCAGGTTGATGCCTGTGCGCTCGACACCATTCAGCAGGAGATGGAGCGGTTGCCAGGCGGGACGCGCCGGCTCGCCGTGCGCCTGCGCCTTGCCCTCGACCCTCAATGGTTGTGGGCAGTCCTCACCGATTACGACAGCCTCAGCCGCTTCATTCCCAACCTGCAGAGTTCGCGGCTGCTCTGGCGCCGAGCCAACGTTGTTGGCCTCGAGCAGGAGGGCGCTCAAACCTTCATGGGCATGCGCTTCAAGGCCCGCGTGCAGCTGGAGCTCACCGAACACCTGGAGGAGCGCCGCCTCTCGTTTGTGATGGCGAAAGGTGATTTCCGCCGCTTTGAGGGCACCTGGCAAATCGGTGTGGAAGCCGGAGCTACCACGCTCCTGTATGAGCTCACGGTGCAGGGCTGTGTGGGGATGCCGATCGGTTTGATCGAACAGCGCCTGCGGGAGGATTTGGCTGCCAACTTGCGGGCCGTGCAGCAGGAAGCCCAGCGACGTTCGGCTTCTCTGGAAGCGGCGATCTGA
- a CDS encoding phycobilisome linker polypeptide translates to MRVSTATSSCSDSRVFTVVVQGYGLTQQRNAERTINVPFSRLQALMQSITKLGGKVISVTAASEAPAASAPAASPAPAAAKTTKAKASPAKPAAAAVHHADVPVNLYKPKNPFVGTVTENYSLLAEGAIGRVNHITFDLKGGDPQLNYVEGQSIGIIPDGEDANGKPHKLRLYSIASTRHGDNMDGDTVSLCVRQLQYEKDGETINGVCSTFLCDIEPGAKVKITGPVGKEMLLPADEDANIIMLATGTGIAPMRTYLRRMFEPAEREKNGWHFKGKAWLFMGAPTTANLLYDDDFNRYEREFPENFRYTKAISREQQNANGGRMYIQDRVSENAEEIFSWIENPKTHVYMCGLRGMEPGIDEAMTAAAAAKGLDWAELRPQLKKAERWHVETY, encoded by the coding sequence ATGCGTGTCTCGACCGCAACATCCAGCTGCAGCGACTCGCGCGTGTTCACCGTGGTGGTGCAGGGCTACGGCCTGACCCAGCAGCGCAATGCTGAGCGCACCATCAACGTGCCCTTCTCACGGCTGCAGGCTCTGATGCAGTCGATCACCAAGCTGGGAGGCAAGGTGATCTCGGTCACCGCTGCATCCGAAGCGCCTGCCGCCTCAGCCCCCGCAGCCAGCCCTGCTCCTGCTGCCGCCAAGACCACCAAGGCCAAAGCCTCACCCGCCAAACCTGCTGCCGCTGCCGTGCATCACGCCGACGTCCCCGTCAATCTCTACAAGCCGAAGAACCCCTTCGTCGGCACCGTGACCGAGAACTACAGCCTCCTGGCTGAAGGCGCCATCGGCCGGGTGAACCACATCACCTTCGACCTCAAGGGTGGCGACCCCCAGCTCAACTACGTGGAGGGTCAGTCGATCGGCATCATTCCCGACGGCGAAGACGCCAACGGCAAGCCCCATAAGCTGCGCCTCTATTCGATCGCCAGCACCCGCCACGGCGACAACATGGACGGCGACACCGTGTCGCTCTGCGTGCGTCAGCTGCAGTACGAGAAGGACGGCGAAACCATCAACGGTGTGTGCTCCACCTTCCTCTGCGACATCGAGCCCGGCGCCAAGGTGAAGATCACCGGCCCCGTGGGCAAGGAGATGCTCCTGCCGGCCGATGAAGACGCCAACATCATCATGCTGGCCACTGGCACCGGCATCGCGCCGATGCGCACCTACCTGCGCCGCATGTTCGAGCCGGCTGAGCGTGAGAAGAACGGCTGGCACTTCAAGGGCAAGGCCTGGCTGTTCATGGGTGCTCCCACCACCGCCAACCTGCTCTACGACGACGACTTCAACCGCTACGAGCGTGAGTTCCCCGAGAACTTCCGCTACACCAAGGCGATCAGCCGCGAGCAGCAGAACGCCAATGGCGGCCGCATGTACATCCAGGACCGCGTCAGCGAGAACGCTGAGGAGATCTTCTCCTGGATCGAAAACCCCAAGACCCACGTGTACATGTGCGGTCTGCGTGGCATGGAGCCCGGTATCGACGAAGCGATGACCGCCGCTGCCGCCGCCAAGGGCCTCGATTGGGCCGAGCTGCGCCCCCAGCTCAAGAAGGCCGAGCGCTGGCACGTGGAAACCTATTGA
- the zwf gene encoding glucose-6-phosphate dehydrogenase: MAATQTNPLRVGLRQERVISPQCLVIFGASGDLTHRKLIPALFELFRQRRLPTEFSVLGCARRPWSDDDFRNRMAEAMAEEVKQHQSAWQQFAACLFYEPVDLQQDEDVVRLGTRLEALDRQRATRGNRTFYLSVSPAFYGSGCRALANAGLLKDPSRSRVVIEKPFGTDYSSAQALNRVVQSCGQESQIFRIDHYLGKETVQNILVLRFANAIFEPIWNRNYIANVQITAAETVGVEERAGYYETSGALRDMVQNHLTQMLALTTMETPGHFDPESIRSEKAKVLQAARLANEDEPWKCCVRGQYSRGGNPANPMAGYREEPGVNPESTTETYVAMKLFIDNWRWQGVPFYLRTGKRLPKRLSEVVLTFRKAPVQLFDAAGGTPTANQLVLRIQPDEGAGFVFDVKAPGSGMRSRPVDMHFSYDESFGEPSDEGYVRLLADAMLGDPTLFTRSDEVEAAWRLYTPLLELIEDAPWQLPVHPYEARTWGPGAADNLLAEDGLMWRRP; encoded by the coding sequence ATGGCCGCCACCCAGACCAATCCCCTGCGCGTTGGCCTGCGCCAGGAGCGGGTGATCTCACCACAGTGCCTGGTGATCTTTGGAGCCAGCGGCGATCTCACCCATCGCAAGCTGATCCCGGCACTGTTTGAGCTATTCCGCCAGCGTCGCCTACCCACCGAGTTTTCGGTGCTGGGCTGCGCACGTCGCCCCTGGAGCGACGACGACTTCCGCAACCGCATGGCCGAAGCCATGGCTGAGGAGGTAAAGCAGCACCAGAGCGCCTGGCAGCAGTTCGCCGCCTGCCTCTTCTACGAACCGGTTGATCTCCAGCAAGACGAAGACGTGGTGCGCCTCGGCACCCGCCTCGAGGCTCTGGACCGGCAGCGCGCCACCCGTGGCAACCGCACCTTCTATCTCTCGGTGTCACCGGCCTTCTATGGCAGCGGCTGCCGGGCCCTGGCCAATGCCGGCCTGCTCAAGGATCCCAGCCGCAGCCGGGTGGTGATCGAGAAACCATTCGGCACCGATTACAGCAGCGCCCAAGCCCTCAACCGGGTGGTGCAGAGCTGCGGCCAGGAGTCGCAGATCTTCCGCATCGACCACTACCTGGGCAAGGAGACGGTGCAGAACATCCTGGTGCTGCGCTTCGCGAACGCGATCTTCGAGCCGATCTGGAATCGCAACTACATCGCCAACGTGCAGATCACGGCGGCGGAAACCGTGGGAGTGGAAGAGCGGGCCGGTTACTACGAAACCAGCGGCGCCCTGCGGGACATGGTGCAAAACCACCTCACCCAGATGCTGGCGCTCACCACGATGGAGACCCCTGGGCACTTCGATCCGGAATCGATCCGCAGTGAGAAGGCCAAGGTGCTGCAGGCCGCCCGCCTCGCCAACGAAGACGAACCCTGGAAATGCTGTGTGCGCGGCCAATACAGCCGCGGCGGCAATCCAGCGAACCCGATGGCGGGCTATCGCGAAGAGCCGGGGGTGAATCCCGAGAGCACCACCGAAACCTATGTGGCGATGAAGCTGTTCATCGACAACTGGCGCTGGCAGGGGGTGCCCTTCTACCTGCGCACCGGCAAGCGGCTGCCCAAGCGTCTTTCGGAGGTGGTGCTCACCTTCCGCAAAGCGCCGGTGCAGCTGTTCGACGCCGCCGGAGGCACCCCCACCGCCAACCAACTGGTGCTGCGCATCCAGCCCGATGAAGGCGCTGGCTTCGTGTTCGATGTGAAAGCCCCCGGCTCCGGCATGCGCAGCCGCCCGGTGGACATGCACTTCAGCTACGACGAAAGCTTCGGCGAACCCTCCGATGAGGGCTATGTGCGCCTGCTGGCCGACGCGATGCTCGGCGATCCCACCCTGTTCACCCGCAGCGATGAGGTGGAGGCTGCCTGGCGCCTCTACACACCGCTGCTGGAGCTGATTGAAGACGCCCCCTGGCAGCTACCAGTGCACCCCTATGAAGCCCGCACCTGGGGCCCTGGCGCCGCCGACAACCTGCTGGCTGAAGACGGCCTGATGTGGCGTCGCCCCTGA
- a CDS encoding glucose-6-phosphate dehydrogenase assembly protein OpcA — protein sequence MAPQLTLQAPHQLPPSEVPAYLNRLWSENLKDSSGAATFTLVVWEPSWLQQQLIRTGRMDGPITGLLSDQLLAAARLAIGELGLPASTAPTAPAVAWALGQLPGSHSADDLRGQFVDRAISAHQPRRLITLAPTLAGDQQLESTVAAYCPLPEERGVSADACGDVVVLRGGMGVMQQGLAMLQELIPDDLPCWVWWNGTMDESPELLEALAVPPRRLVVDSSIGEPRRCLDLLVQRIEQGQAVNDLNWLRLRTWRESLAMVFDPPTRQSALDQVVQLDIDVEGQHPVKGLLLAAWIADRLGWHLLNSYWIDGNGGSEGRGIGAEFQRSDGQSVQMRLMPVPVGLSKMHPGAMVGMRLICAPANRPPLCVILCSESGGCMRLEAGGVASMELAEEVVPLPNESEEMEMARLLGGGHDSTNPLLAAAAALAAKLLPN from the coding sequence ATGGCCCCCCAGCTCACCCTGCAGGCCCCGCATCAACTGCCTCCCAGCGAGGTACCGGCCTATCTCAACCGGCTCTGGAGCGAAAACCTCAAGGACTCCAGTGGTGCCGCCACCTTCACCCTGGTGGTGTGGGAGCCCTCCTGGCTGCAGCAACAGCTGATCCGCACCGGACGCATGGATGGGCCGATCACAGGCCTGCTCAGTGATCAGCTGCTGGCGGCCGCGCGCCTGGCGATCGGCGAACTGGGCCTCCCAGCCAGCACGGCACCCACGGCGCCCGCGGTGGCCTGGGCCCTGGGTCAGCTACCCGGCAGCCATAGCGCCGACGACCTGCGGGGCCAATTTGTGGATCGCGCCATCAGCGCCCACCAGCCCCGCCGCCTGATCACCCTGGCCCCCACCCTGGCGGGCGATCAGCAGCTGGAATCCACGGTGGCGGCCTACTGCCCGCTGCCGGAGGAGCGCGGCGTGAGCGCTGATGCCTGCGGTGATGTGGTGGTGCTGCGCGGCGGCATGGGAGTCATGCAGCAGGGATTGGCGATGCTCCAGGAGCTGATCCCCGATGACCTGCCCTGCTGGGTGTGGTGGAACGGCACGATGGATGAATCTCCAGAGCTGCTCGAGGCCTTGGCGGTGCCGCCACGGCGTTTGGTGGTGGATAGCTCCATCGGCGAACCGCGCCGTTGCCTCGATCTCTTGGTGCAACGGATTGAGCAAGGGCAGGCCGTGAACGACCTGAACTGGCTGCGGCTGCGCACCTGGCGGGAATCGCTGGCGATGGTGTTTGATCCCCCCACCCGCCAGAGCGCGCTCGATCAGGTGGTGCAGCTCGACATCGACGTGGAGGGCCAGCACCCGGTGAAAGGTCTGCTGCTGGCGGCCTGGATCGCCGATCGGCTCGGCTGGCACCTGCTCAACAGCTACTGGATCGATGGCAATGGCGGTAGCGAAGGGCGCGGCATCGGCGCCGAGTTTCAGCGCAGCGACGGCCAGAGCGTGCAAATGCGGCTGATGCCGGTGCCCGTTGGCCTCAGCAAGATGCACCCCGGCGCCATGGTGGGAATGCGCCTGATCTGCGCGCCGGCCAATCGGCCGCCGCTGTGCGTGATCCTCTGCTCGGAATCCGGCGGCTGCATGCGCCTGGAGGCCGGCGGCGTGGCCTCGATGGAGCTGGCCGAAGAGGTGGTGCCCCTGCCCAACGAAAGCGAAGAGATGGAAATGGCGCGGCTGCTTGGCGGCGGCCACGACAGCACCAACCCACTGCTGGCCGCTGCCGCGGCCCTGGCTGCCAAGCTGCTGCCCAACTAA
- a CDS encoding cobyrinate a,c-diamide synthase, translating into MPCLIAAPASGSGKTLVSLSLTALARRRGQSIQTFKVGPDYLDPQLLSAASGRPCRNLDPLLCGEAWVQQSFQQHGSAAELSLVEGVMGLFDGRGPSSEGSSAHVAQLLELPVVLVVEASRQAGSLAALVRGFRDHQPNLHLSGVVLNGVGSERHHALLAEALASIAMPLLGALPRHDSLELPSRHLGLLPAHELADLEERIGAWADLAERHFALDQLWPLLQSAAPRTLAANGSAPPAEGGEPVRIAIASDAAFHFRYPEASELLVQHGVEVQSWSPLADQPLPEGCQALVLPGGYPELHAAQLAASQRSLQDLRRAHQRGLPIYAECGGLLLLGQQLSDRNGEPHSMAGLLPFQAARGSLSLGYRTATALRNGLVLQEGDQLCGHEFHRWQLSNSPDETDQLWQLEGWGSPMRPEGWSHSNLHATWLHLHWGGCGFIPERLAAAARRTPPLLPC; encoded by the coding sequence ATGCCCTGCCTGATCGCCGCCCCGGCCAGCGGCAGCGGCAAAACCTTGGTGAGCCTGTCGCTCACGGCCCTGGCACGCCGCCGCGGCCAGAGCATCCAAACCTTCAAGGTGGGGCCCGACTACCTCGACCCGCAGCTGCTCAGCGCCGCCAGCGGCCGGCCCTGCCGCAACCTCGATCCGCTGCTCTGCGGCGAGGCCTGGGTGCAGCAGAGCTTCCAGCAGCACGGCAGCGCCGCTGAGCTCTCCTTGGTGGAGGGCGTGATGGGCCTGTTCGATGGCCGAGGCCCCAGCAGCGAGGGCAGTTCGGCCCATGTGGCCCAGCTGCTGGAGCTACCCGTGGTGCTGGTGGTGGAGGCCAGCCGCCAGGCGGGCTCGCTGGCCGCGCTGGTGCGGGGCTTCCGCGATCACCAGCCCAACCTGCACCTGAGCGGCGTGGTGCTGAACGGCGTGGGCAGCGAGCGCCACCATGCCCTGCTGGCGGAGGCACTGGCCTCAATCGCCATGCCACTGCTCGGGGCCCTGCCCCGCCACGACAGCTTGGAGCTGCCATCGCGCCATCTGGGCCTGCTGCCGGCCCATGAGCTAGCCGATCTTGAGGAGCGAATCGGGGCCTGGGCCGATCTCGCGGAACGGCACTTCGCGCTGGATCAGCTCTGGCCGCTGCTGCAATCAGCGGCGCCACGCACCTTGGCGGCGAATGGCAGCGCACCGCCCGCTGAGGGCGGGGAGCCAGTGCGCATCGCCATCGCCAGCGATGCCGCGTTTCACTTCCGGTATCCCGAGGCGAGCGAACTGCTGGTTCAGCACGGTGTGGAAGTGCAGAGCTGGTCACCCTTGGCGGATCAACCACTGCCGGAGGGCTGCCAAGCCCTGGTGTTGCCAGGGGGGTATCCGGAGCTGCATGCCGCTCAACTGGCCGCCAGCCAACGGAGCCTCCAGGATCTGCGGCGGGCCCATCAGCGGGGGCTGCCGATCTATGCCGAGTGTGGCGGGCTGCTGCTGCTCGGCCAACAACTCAGTGACCGCAATGGTGAGCCCCACTCGATGGCCGGCCTGCTGCCATTCCAGGCGGCGCGGGGTTCCCTCAGCCTCGGCTACCGCACCGCCACAGCGCTGCGGAATGGGCTGGTGCTCCAAGAGGGCGATCAGCTGTGCGGCCATGAATTCCACCGCTGGCAGCTCAGCAACAGCCCTGACGAAACCGATCAGCTGTGGCAGCTTGAGGGCTGGGGCTCTCCCATGCGCCCCGAAGGCTGGAGCCACTCCAACCTGCATGCCACTTGGCTGCACCTTCACTGGGGGGGATGTGGCTTCATCCCCGAGCGGTTAGCCGCTGCTGCACGGCGCACGCCACCCCTGCTGCCCTGTTGA
- a CDS encoding histidine phosphatase family protein, producing MANPELWLLRHGATEWALNGRHTGSTDIPLLPEGEAEARALAPVLAQQSFDAVYCSPLQRARRTCELAGLAGQAQLEPDLREWGYGRYEGITTAEIRQSVPDWTVFSHPCPEGESLEDVQQRCERLIERLVQQHPGGRVALFAHGHILRSLAGCWLGLGVAGGALLVLGTGSFCVLGSEREQRALLRWNAPVPHP from the coding sequence ATGGCCAACCCTGAACTCTGGTTGCTGCGGCACGGCGCCACCGAATGGGCCCTGAACGGCCGCCATACGGGCAGCACCGACATCCCGCTTCTGCCGGAGGGCGAAGCCGAAGCCCGCGCCCTGGCTCCTGTACTGGCCCAGCAAAGCTTTGATGCGGTGTATTGCAGCCCCCTGCAGCGGGCGCGGCGCACCTGTGAACTGGCGGGTCTCGCTGGCCAGGCCCAGTTGGAACCCGACCTACGCGAGTGGGGCTACGGCCGCTACGAGGGAATCACCACCGCTGAAATCCGCCAGAGCGTCCCCGACTGGACCGTGTTCAGCCACCCCTGCCCGGAGGGAGAAAGCCTGGAGGACGTGCAGCAGCGCTGTGAGCGGCTGATCGAACGGCTGGTGCAGCAACACCCAGGCGGCCGGGTGGCCCTGTTCGCCCACGGCCACATCCTGCGCAGCCTGGCGGGCTGCTGGCTGGGGCTTGGGGTGGCCGGTGGTGCCCTGTTGGTGCTGGGAACCGGCAGTTTCTGCGTGCTTGGCAGCGAGCGTGAACAGCGGGCTCTGCTGCGCTGGAATGCGCCGGTTCCACACCCGTAG
- a CDS encoding acylphosphatase — protein MESRAPGWLIADAYTPGRNGRSVRQREWLEVERPDPASQQRLERWQLIVRGRVQGVGYRAACCQKARELDLNGWVRNRPDGSVEVQAEGAMHKLTELRLWCERGPQGAGVHSVSHSQLAPSREDWFEIRR, from the coding sequence GTGGAGTCCCGCGCACCCGGCTGGTTGATTGCCGATGCCTACACCCCCGGTCGCAACGGCCGCAGCGTTCGCCAGCGGGAGTGGCTGGAGGTGGAGAGGCCTGATCCGGCCAGCCAACAGCGCCTCGAACGGTGGCAGTTGATTGTGCGCGGGCGGGTTCAGGGCGTGGGCTACCGCGCCGCCTGCTGCCAGAAAGCCCGCGAGCTGGATCTGAACGGCTGGGTGCGCAACCGCCCCGATGGATCCGTGGAGGTGCAGGCCGAGGGAGCCATGCACAAGCTCACCGAACTGCGGCTTTGGTGCGAGCGGGGACCCCAAGGGGCCGGCGTTCACAGCGTGAGCCATAGCCAACTGGCCCCGAGCAGGGAAGACTGGTTCGAAATTCGACGCTGA
- a CDS encoding GAP family protein translates to MTNGTLWAELLAYGSGIAISPIHIGLLLLLLLGPQPLRRGGLFVLAWMVTVTSMVVLLLTVGHGLLLTMEKGSSHRTGLDLLAAGALLALGLKELLDRKEEGQDPPAWTRQLDRFCAMPLPLLLGASCAIEVISPDDLFLFAKAASALLASGLSRVQEVIYTAGFSISASLALLLPFGAVLVGRDRVVPLLEKGKQVLFARGDLLVGALSLVLAGYLGWQGIEGLQLS, encoded by the coding sequence ATGACAAACGGGACCCTGTGGGCTGAACTCCTGGCCTACGGCAGCGGCATCGCCATCAGTCCGATCCACATCGGCCTGCTTCTGCTGCTGTTGCTGGGTCCCCAGCCCCTGCGCCGGGGCGGTTTGTTTGTGCTGGCCTGGATGGTCACCGTCACCTCGATGGTGGTGCTGCTGCTCACCGTGGGGCATGGCCTGTTGCTCACCATGGAGAAGGGCAGCAGCCACCGCACGGGCTTGGATCTCCTGGCAGCCGGCGCCCTGCTGGCCCTGGGCCTCAAGGAGCTGCTGGATCGCAAGGAAGAAGGGCAGGATCCCCCCGCCTGGACGCGCCAGCTGGATCGCTTCTGCGCGATGCCGCTGCCGCTGCTGCTGGGTGCCAGTTGCGCGATTGAAGTGATCAGTCCGGATGACCTGTTTCTGTTTGCCAAGGCAGCTTCTGCCCTGCTGGCCTCAGGCCTGAGCCGCGTTCAGGAGGTGATCTACACAGCTGGCTTCAGCATCTCCGCCAGCCTGGCGCTGCTGCTGCCCTTCGGGGCGGTGCTGGTGGGACGTGACCGGGTGGTGCCGCTGCTGGAGAAAGGCAAGCAGGTGCTGTTCGCGCGGGGCGATCTGCTGGTGGGGGCCCTCAGCCTTGTGCTGGCGGGCTATCTGGGCTGGCAGGGAATTGAGGGACTGCAGCTCAGCTGA
- a CDS encoding ATP-dependent RecD-like DNA helicase translates to MAEALTAGQAAAAEAFAAWLKAPYDGTPFVLSGYAGTGKTYLSRHLLQQVDDLGTCWTVVAPTHKAVGVLRQQLAWAGLQPTWYPSTIHRLLRLKLKRQGDLERCEETEQTAASLENLGLVLVDEASMVDSTLLEIALRCAHPFRTRLVFVGDPAQLPPVGEPTSPVFGMGRAAAASLSEVVRHQGPVLQLATGLRNGQLPCRQPPALAPVRDDHGQVAALSRSEWLAAAQAALRRGAELDNPDHARILCYTNRALEQLVPIARRAIHGEMADQLPVLPGEVLITRAAVMAPACRAGEEAAEEPDMLLGSNRELVVRDVTPERCDLADFGIGSGDGLTAPVIDTLSAEVEAGEARLTLRLLPPAGSSAREQLDGLMRQLRQQARDAGKQGGRALWRRYFLVRDAFASLGPAAVLTVHRSQGSTFGEVFVAGDVFWPSDAVLRRQLVYVAVSRASQAVWLVAGGKAVEDQRLWSDWLQQGV, encoded by the coding sequence TTGGCTGAGGCCCTCACCGCCGGCCAGGCCGCTGCAGCTGAGGCCTTCGCGGCCTGGCTGAAGGCGCCCTACGACGGCACCCCCTTTGTGCTGAGCGGCTATGCCGGCACAGGCAAGACCTACCTCTCCCGCCACCTGCTCCAACAGGTGGACGATCTCGGCACCTGCTGGACGGTGGTTGCCCCCACCCATAAGGCTGTGGGGGTGTTGCGACAGCAGTTGGCTTGGGCTGGCTTGCAGCCCACTTGGTACCCGAGCACGATCCACCGGTTGTTGCGCCTGAAGCTCAAGCGCCAGGGGGATCTTGAGCGTTGCGAGGAAACCGAGCAAACGGCGGCCTCACTGGAAAACCTCGGCCTGGTGTTGGTGGATGAGGCCTCGATGGTCGACAGCACCCTGCTGGAGATTGCCTTGCGCTGCGCCCATCCCTTCCGCACGCGGCTGGTGTTTGTGGGGGATCCGGCCCAGTTGCCGCCGGTGGGGGAGCCCACCAGCCCAGTGTTTGGCATGGGCCGCGCCGCAGCCGCCAGCCTCAGCGAGGTGGTGCGCCATCAGGGGCCGGTGCTCCAGCTCGCCACGGGCCTGCGCAACGGCCAGCTGCCCTGCCGCCAGCCCCCGGCCCTGGCGCCGGTGCGCGATGACCACGGCCAGGTGGCGGCCCTCTCCCGCAGCGAGTGGCTCGCTGCTGCCCAGGCCGCTCTGCGCCGCGGTGCCGAGCTCGACAACCCTGATCACGCCAGGATTCTCTGCTACACCAACCGCGCCCTTGAGCAGCTGGTGCCGATTGCCCGCCGCGCGATTCACGGCGAGATGGCCGATCAGCTGCCGGTGCTGCCCGGCGAGGTGTTGATCACCCGCGCGGCGGTGATGGCACCGGCCTGCCGCGCCGGCGAAGAGGCCGCCGAGGAGCCCGACATGCTGCTCGGCTCCAACCGGGAGCTGGTGGTGCGCGATGTGACCCCAGAGCGCTGCGACCTGGCTGATTTCGGCATCGGCAGCGGCGATGGCCTCACCGCTCCGGTGATCGACACCCTCAGCGCAGAAGTGGAAGCTGGCGAAGCGCGGCTCACGCTGCGGCTATTACCGCCGGCGGGTAGCTCGGCCCGCGAACAGCTCGATGGGCTGATGCGCCAGCTGCGCCAGCAGGCCCGTGATGCCGGCAAGCAGGGTGGCCGCGCCCTCTGGCGCCGCTATTTCCTGGTGCGCGATGCCTTCGCCTCGCTGGGCCCGGCGGCGGTGCTCACCGTTCATCGCAGCCAGGGCAGCACCTTCGGTGAGGTGTTTGTGGCCGGGGATGTGTTCTGGCCCAGTGATGCAGTGCTGCGCCGTCAGCTGGTATATGTGGCCGTGAGCCGTGCCAGCCAGGCGGTGTGGCTGGTGGCCGGAGGCAAGGCTGTGGAAGATCAGCGCCTCTGGAGCGACTGGCTTCAGCAGGGCGTTTGA
- a CDS encoding divergent PAP2 family protein, whose amino-acid sequence MSAPLLGILDNGALWWGLAACGSAQLSKLLIELVVHRRWNPKVLVETGGMPSSHSALLTGTAAALGWQQGFESPVFALAATMCFVVLYDAAGVRRAAGLTAQRVNGLPDGLWELHPEQDPALKPLKENLGHTRLEVLVGSLIGPLVALPGLVWVGSPLVLAQHWGWLAVG is encoded by the coding sequence ATGAGCGCCCCCTTACTCGGCATCCTCGACAACGGCGCCCTGTGGTGGGGCCTAGCGGCTTGCGGCAGTGCCCAGCTCTCCAAGCTGCTGATCGAATTGGTGGTGCACCGCCGCTGGAACCCCAAGGTGCTGGTGGAAACCGGCGGCATGCCCTCGAGCCATTCGGCGCTGCTCACCGGCACCGCGGCGGCCCTCGGCTGGCAGCAGGGGTTTGAGTCGCCCGTGTTCGCCCTGGCGGCCACCATGTGTTTTGTGGTGCTCTACGACGCAGCCGGCGTGCGCCGTGCCGCTGGCCTCACGGCCCAACGGGTGAATGGCTTGCCGGATGGTCTTTGGGAGCTGCATCCCGAGCAAGACCCTGCGCTCAAGCCCCTCAAGGAAAACCTTGGCCACACCCGTCTGGAGGTGCTGGTGGGCAGCCTGATCGGCCCGCTGGTGGCCCTGCCGGGTCTGGTCTGGGTGGGTTCGCCACTGGTGCTGGCGCAGCACTGGGGCTGGCTGGCGGTTGGCTGA